The genomic region AACAGTTCGGGAAACATGTGCAGCATCGTCTCCCGGTTTTCCAGCATGTAGGAGACGCCCGACGGCGTGCGCGCATTGTCTTCAAGAACGAAGAAGCTGTCAGGCCCGGTGCGAACCAGATCAATGCCGACGATATGGGTGTAGATGCCCCCTGGCGGCGTAACGCCGATCATCTCCGGCAAGAATGCTTCATTGTTGGCGATCAGTTCGACAGGTATCCGCCCTGCCCGCAGGATTTCCTGGCGATGGTATATGTCATGCAGAAAGGCATTGATTGCCTGCACCCGCTGCTCGATGCCACGTTCCAGTTTCGACCATTCGCTGGCGGAAATGATGCGCGGCACGATGTCAAAGGGGATCAGGCGTTCGGTCGCCTCCTGCTGTCCATAAACATTGAATGTGATGCCGGTACGGCGGAAGAATGCTTCAGCTTCGGCCGATTTCTTTTTCAGCCGCTGGATGTCTTCGCCTTCGAACCATTGGACATAACCCCGATAGGGATCGCGGGGGGTACCGTCCGTATTTGACATTTCGTTGAAAAACTCAGGCAACGCTGTCATGGCGTTACCTTAACGGCTTGTGTGTGTTGCGCAAGCCACCAATCCAAAACAGGGCATCTATGACGGCGCTGAACGCACGCCCAAACCGAAACCGCGCAACAGTTTTGCCGTCAGCGCATCGGGTTTGCCGCTGGTGAAAACGGCAGCATCCTCCTGTTGCACCTCACCCTTCTGCCGCGATGTCGGCAGCGGTTCGGTCAAGGAAGCGGCACGGCGGGCAATCGCTTCCGATGTGTCGATCCAGTCGACCGGCCAGGGCGCCATTTTTCGCATCCGGTTGACCAGGAACGGATAGTGGGTACACGCCAGCACCACGATGTCGGTTCGCTTGCCGTCCTGTTCGATGAAGCAGGGCATAATTTCCTTTTCAACCGCAGCTTCGTCCACCATGTTGCCCCGCATGTAGCTTTCGGCAAGCGCTGCCAGCCCGGTGCTGCCGACCAGCCGCACATGGCATTTCGAGGCCCATTCCTCAATCAGGTCGCGGGTATATTGCCGCCGCACGGTACCGGGTGTGGCCAGCACCGAGACGAGGCCTGACCGCGTCCGCTCGGCAGCAGGTTTGATCGCCGGCACCGTGCCGACAAAGGTCTGGCCGGGATAGACTTCCCGCAAATGCGCAATCGCCAGGGTGGAGGCGGTATTGCAGGCAATGACGATAATTTCCGGCTTCCACTCGGCGATGAGATCGCCAAACAGGCCGGTCATGCGCTCCCGAAGCTCTGCTTCCTCCCAGTCGCCATAGGGAAAGGCGGCATCGTCGGCCACATAGATGAAACGCCGGTCGGGCATCAGCACCCGCGCCTCCCGCAGCACCGTCAGGCCGCCAATGCCTGAATCGAACACCATCACGCTCATCGTTTGCCTGCCCTTCCCAGAAGTTCCGGCCAGCGGTGCAGATGCCCCTGCCCCTCGCCGCGAAGTTCGATCCCTCCGTTGTCGGTAAAGCGGAAAAGCAGCCTTTTGCGGGCAAAGCTCCTTGCCCATAGAAACGTAAAGCCCGTACCAACCACCAGACCCGCAAGGACATCGGAAGGAAAGTGAACCCCGATGAAATTGCGGCTCACCGCCACCGCAAGGCCGAGCGCAATGAACAGCCAGCGGAACCTGGGAAACAGCAACACCAGACACAGCGTGAGCGCGCCGGACGTGGTGGCGTGGCCGGAAGGAAAACTGGCAAAATCATAATCGGCGGTAAACGGCATCGCCTCCCACGGCCCTTCGCCTGCAACCTGCGGCGGGCGGGCGCGGCCAAAGACGATCTTCAGCCCGTTGGTGATCAGCCCCGAAAGTGCCACGGCAGTAAAGAGGAAATAGGCCGTCAGCATCAACCGGTGCCACAGACGGTGCAACGGACCGGCAAACCGGTCTGCCGTGCTCACGGTAAAGACCAGCATGA from Salaquimonas pukyongi harbors:
- the murI gene encoding glutamate racemase, whose amino-acid sequence is MSVMVFDSGIGGLTVLREARVLMPDRRFIYVADDAAFPYGDWEEAELRERMTGLFGDLIAEWKPEIIVIACNTASTLAIAHLREVYPGQTFVGTVPAIKPAAERTRSGLVSVLATPGTVRRQYTRDLIEEWASKCHVRLVGSTGLAALAESYMRGNMVDEAAVEKEIMPCFIEQDGKRTDIVVLACTHYPFLVNRMRKMAPWPVDWIDTSEAIARRAASLTEPLPTSRQKGEVQQEDAAVFTSGKPDALTAKLLRGFGLGVRSAPS
- a CDS encoding phosphatase PAP2 family protein — encoded protein: MTKRQHPDIARRVQPAPQNWLQRIASWFVFISRRRLDRRFSVLMLPQSVMCVALAAVAVAILVWFADKPYLQAVRGGATRDQVFFELITYLGLSDWILWASGLVMLVFTVSTADRFAGPLHRLWHRLMLTAYFLFTAVALSGLITNGLKIVFGRARPPQVAGEGPWEAMPFTADYDFASFPSGHATTSGALTLCLVLLFPRFRWLFIALGLAVAVSRNFIGVHFPSDVLAGLVVGTGFTFLWARSFARKRLLFRFTDNGGIELRGEGQGHLHRWPELLGRAGKR